ACGTGGTGGGGGATGAAGGCGGCGCCCTGCGGGTCCGCCAGGAAGTTGTCGATCATCCCGTCCATGTAGAAGACGTGCGCCGAGGAGGGCCGGAAGTCGGAGCGAGCCACGCCGGCCGAGTTCATCGCGTAGCTGATGAAGGCCGCCGACCAGGCCGGGGTGTTGTAGGAGGAGATGGCGACGTTCGCCGGCACCACGTTGAAGGGCAGGCCGGAGACGGGGTCGAGCGAGGCGGAGGCGAGGCTCGGCACCGCGATCGTGTCGCGGAAATGCATGTGGGCGTTGATGATCCCCGGCCCGTCCGGCGTGGCGGACCAGTAGGACATCAGCTTGTCGAAGAGCTCGGGCGTGGCGTCCGGCGTGCGGTCCAGCGCCACGGGCCAGCCCTCGACGGCGATGCGCCCCCAGTCCCGCCACTCCCGCTCCGCCGCGGCGACGAGCTGCGCGGCCCCGGGCCCGGCCAGCTGGCGGGCCGGCGCATTGCGCGCCTCCGCGGGCTTGGGGTCGGATGGCGGTGTGGTGGCGCAGCCGGCCACGAGAAGGATCGGGAGGAGAAGGAGCAGCCGGCGCATGGGCGCGTATCGCGCCGCAGCAAGGTTCGGTTTCGTACCGGACAGGCGGAATGTTCCCGGCGCTGCGATCGGCCTTGCGGTGATGCCCGCCCGCCACAGATGCGCGGCCCGGGAACGGGCGCGGCGCCCCGGTCAGGCCGGGACCGGCACGCGCCCGACCAGGGGTTCCAGCATCGCCTCCAGCATCGCCGGCTCCTCCCACTCCAGCCCCACCGTCACCACCGTCACCCGCGCGCGGAAGGCGGGGGGGATCCGGACGAAGTCCTTCTTCGTCGTCACGGGGATGGCGCGCAGCCGGTCCGCCTCCGCCAGCAGCTCGCGCATGTCGCCGGCATCGAAGGGGTAGTGGTCCGCGTAAGGGGCGCGGCCCGCGATGATGGCGCCGGACTCGGAGAGGGTGGCGAAGAACTTCCGAGGATTGGCGATGCCGCAGAAGGCGAAGACGGACTGCCCCATGAGCTGCTTCGCCTCCGGCCCCGGCACGTTGCGGGCGCGCAGCACAGGCAGGCCGGGCGGAAGCATGGCGAGAGCGCCGGCCTCGTCGGCCCCGATCAGCACGGCGGCCCCGGACCGGGCGGCGGCAGCGAGGACCGGCTCGCGCAGCGGCCCGGCGGGGATGACGCGGTTGTTGCCGAAGCCGTAGCTGCCATCGACCGTGAGGAAGGAGAGGTCCTTCTCCAGCGTCGGATTCTGCAGCCCGTCATCCATGACGATGGCCTGCGCCCCGGCCTCCACCGCGGCGCGGGCGCCGGCGGCGCGGTCCGCGGCGATCCAGGTCGGGCGCTCGGCCGCCAGCAGCAGGGCCTCGTCGCCCACCGTCTCGCTGTCGTGGCGGCCGGGCTCCACCCGCGCGGGGCCCTTCAGCGTGCCGCCGTAGCCGCGGGTGAGGAAGTGCACGGCGATGCCGCGGTTCGCCAGGCGCCGCCCGAGGTCCAGTGCCAGGGTGGTCTTGCCCGCGCCGCCGGCGGTGGCGTTGCCGCAGCAGATCACCGGCACGGGCGCGCGCCAGCCAGGCTTCGCCACGCGCCGCGCCGTGGCGGCCGCGTAGAGCGCGGCGATGGGGGAGAGCAGGACTGGCGCGATTCCGCCGCCATCCCCGGTCCAGAAGTCGGGGGCACGCATGGTGCCGTCAGGCGTCCTTATATCCGTGTGCCGCCGCGTCACCGTCCCCTTCGGGGGCGGGGGCGGGCAGGAGGGTCCCGATCGCGGCGGCCATCCGTTCGGGCAGGGCCCCGGCATCCGCCGCGATCCGGGCAGCGGCCGTGGTCATGGACCGGGCCCGGTCCGCATCCGTTAGCACGCCCCCCGCCGCCTCGGCCAGCGCGGCGGCATCGGCCACCCGGAGCGCGGCACCCGCCTCCAGCATCCGGTCCGCGATGGCGGTGAAGTTGCCGGTGTGCGGGCCGAGCAGCACGGGGCAGCCCAGCCGCGCCGCCTCCAGCGGGTTCTGCCCGCCATGGGGCACGAGGGAGCCGCCGATCAGCGCCGCTCCGGCGACGCGGTAGAGCAGCCCGAGCTCCCCCAGCGTGTCCGCGAGGTAGATCGCCGTTTCCGGCCCCGGCAGAGCGCCGGCGGAGCGCAGCGCCGGGTCGAAGCCCTCCAGCTCCCGCGCCAGGGCCGGGCCGCGCTCGGGGTGGCGGGGGGCGATGATCGTCAGCAGGTCCGGAAGGTCTTGCCGCAGGCGCGCATGCGCCTCGGCCACCTGCGCCTCCTCCCCGGGATGGGTGCTGGCGGCCAGCAGCACGGGCCGGGCGCCGATGGCGGCGCGCAGCCTTTCCAGGGCGGGTTCCGGGGCGGGCAGGGGGCGGGCGGCGAACTTCAGGTTGCCCCAGGCGCGCGCCGTACGGGCGCCGAGGGCGCGCAGGCGCTCGGCATCGGCCTCGGTCTGGGCGATGGCGAGGTCGAAGGCCCCGAAGAGCCGCCGCGCGACCCCGGGCAGGCGCCCCCAGCCGCGCGCGGAGCGGTCGGAGATGCGGGCGTTGATGAGCGCCATCGGGATGCCCCTCGCCCGGGCGGCGAGGAGAAGGTTCGGCCAGATCTCGCTCTCGATGAACACCGCGGCGTCCGGGCGCCAGCCGTCCAGGAAGCGGGCGACGTGGGCGGGCACGTCCAGCGGCGCGAAGCGGTGCTGCACGCGGCCGGCGAGCGCCCCGGGCAGGCGATCCGTCAGCAAGCGCGCGGCGGTGAGGGTGCCGGTAGTGACGAGGAAGCGCAGCGCCGGGCGGGCCTCGGCCAGGGCCTCGATCAGGGGCAGCGCGGACTGGCTCTCCCCCACGCTGGCGCCGTGCAGCCAGAGAAGAGGTCCGGGCGGGCGCTCCGCCCCCTCGCCGCACCGCTCCCGCAGGCGGGCGGGGTCCTCCTTGCCCCGGCGGGCGCGGCGGGCGAGCCAGAGGGGCAGCAGCGGTGCCGCCAGGGTCGTCGCCGCGCGCCAAGCCAGCAGCGGGAGGGCGCCGCGCCGGTCCGCTTCCTGAACCCCGCCTGTCACGCCGCGCTGTCCCCGGAGGCGTGGGGCGCATCATCCGGCGGGGTGGGCCTCTCGGCCGGGTGCCTCCCCGGGGCGGCAGGGGCCGGCACGGGAAAGCTTGGAGGCGCGCGCCGGGCGATGGCCCGCACCGCGGCCATTTCCGCCTCGCCCGTGCCCCCGGCGCGGCGCGCGGCCGCCCAGGCATCCACCGCCTCGCAGGCCTCGGTCAGCGCCGCCTCCACCGCCGCGCGCCCGGCCTCGGCCGCGTGGGGCGGCACGGCGAACATGGGATGCAGCAGCATCAGCCCGCGGGAGAAGGGCAGGGGCACCACCATCCGGTCCCAGGAGCGCAGGCGGATGTGCCGGGTCGTGATCCCGGCATAGGGCAGCACCATGGCGCCCGAGACGGCGGCGAGCTGCCCCACCCCCGGTGCCGCAACCCGCCGCGGCCCGCGCGGCCCGTCCGGCGTGATGCACACCACGCCGCCGCCGCGCAGGATGCGCAGCATCGTCCGCAGCGCCTGGCTTCCCCCCTTCGACGTGGAGCCGTGGACCGTCTCCAGCTCGAAGCGCGCCACGACGTTGCCGATGAAGACCCCGTCCCGGTGGCGGGAGACGAGGACCTGCGGCCGCTTCGGGCGCAGCGCCGGGATCTGCCCGATGATGTCCAGCCAGGGGCGCGGGCCGAGGGCGATCCGCTCGTGCCAGAAGGAGAGGATGATGTTGCCGGGCTGCGCCCGGAGCGCCTCCAGGGCCGCGTCGCCGACGAGGGTCCAGCGCGTGGTCCGGTGGACGAGGGCGATGTAGAGCCCCAGCAGCCACGCCATGGCGGCGAGGAAGCGGGGGTGGCGCGTCAGCCGCTTGAGCATGAAGGGGGGGCCATGGGTCGGCGCGGCCTAGCATGGGCCGGGGCCGGGGGCCAGATTCCGGCCCCTACAGAAGACCCAGCTCCGCCAGGGCCTGCCGCATCTTTGGCGGCAGCTCCTCGATGCCCTCCACCCCCACTGCGCCCTCCGACAGGTCCTTCGGCGCGTCGGCGGCCTCCAGGTAGCGCCAGCCCTGGAAGGGCTTCATGGCGCGGGGATGCACCGGCACCAGCCCGGGCTGGAGGACGAGGGCCGTGGCCGCCGCGCCGTCCGCCCGCTTCACCGGCTCGATCGCCAGGATGCGCTGGCGCACCCGCAGCACCCCGGCCACCACCC
This genomic window from Pararoseomonas sp. SCSIO 73927 contains:
- a CDS encoding DUF2272 domain-containing protein, translated to MRRLLLLLPILLVAGCATTPPSDPKPAEARNAPARQLAGPGAAQLVAAAEREWRDWGRIAVEGWPVALDRTPDATPELFDKLMSYWSATPDGPGIINAHMHFRDTIAVPSLASASLDPVSGLPFNVVPANVAISSYNTPAWSAAFISYAMNSAGVARSDFRPSSAHVFYMDGMIDNFLADPQGAAFIPHHVHDHAPRPGDLLCYDRSASPLSNWEARMAERGRSRPSHCDIVVRAGGGTIDIIGGNVMDVVLRRRIPTDAQGVVLPPPLERPPFFVVFENRR
- the lpxK gene encoding tetraacyldisaccharide 4'-kinase → MRAPDFWTGDGGGIAPVLLSPIAALYAAATARRVAKPGWRAPVPVICCGNATAGGAGKTTLALDLGRRLANRGIAVHFLTRGYGGTLKGPARVEPGRHDSETVGDEALLLAAERPTWIAADRAAGARAAVEAGAQAIVMDDGLQNPTLEKDLSFLTVDGSYGFGNNRVIPAGPLREPVLAAAARSGAAVLIGADEAGALAMLPPGLPVLRARNVPGPEAKQLMGQSVFAFCGIANPRKFFATLSESGAIIAGRAPYADHYPFDAGDMRELLAEADRLRAIPVTTKKDFVRIPPAFRARVTVVTVGLEWEEPAMLEAMLEPLVGRVPVPA
- a CDS encoding 3-deoxy-D-manno-octulosonic acid transferase, with product MTGGVQEADRRGALPLLAWRAATTLAAPLLPLWLARRARRGKEDPARLRERCGEGAERPPGPLLWLHGASVGESQSALPLIEALAEARPALRFLVTTGTLTAARLLTDRLPGALAGRVQHRFAPLDVPAHVARFLDGWRPDAAVFIESEIWPNLLLAARARGIPMALINARISDRSARGWGRLPGVARRLFGAFDLAIAQTEADAERLRALGARTARAWGNLKFAARPLPAPEPALERLRAAIGARPVLLAASTHPGEEAQVAEAHARLRQDLPDLLTIIAPRHPERGPALARELEGFDPALRSAGALPGPETAIYLADTLGELGLLYRVAGAALIGGSLVPHGGQNPLEAARLGCPVLLGPHTGNFTAIADRMLEAGAALRVADAAALAEAAGGVLTDADRARSMTTAAARIAADAGALPERMAAAIGTLLPAPAPEGDGDAAAHGYKDA
- a CDS encoding lysophospholipid acyltransferase family protein encodes the protein MLKRLTRHPRFLAAMAWLLGLYIALVHRTTRWTLVGDAALEALRAQPGNIILSFWHERIALGPRPWLDIIGQIPALRPKRPQVLVSRHRDGVFIGNVVARFELETVHGSTSKGGSQALRTMLRILRGGGVVCITPDGPRGPRRVAAPGVGQLAAVSGAMVLPYAGITTRHIRLRSWDRMVVPLPFSRGLMLLHPMFAVPPHAAEAGRAAVEAALTEACEAVDAWAAARRAGGTGEAEMAAVRAIARRAPPSFPVPAPAAPGRHPAERPTPPDDAPHASGDSAA
- a CDS encoding DUF1489 domain-containing protein; protein product: MLHLIKLAVGPKDVAAMERGQVLRARGPEGLRHVTRMAPKRAAEILEGGGSLYWVVAGVLRVRQRILAIEPVKRADGAAATALVLQPGLVPVHPRAMKPFQGWRYLEAADAPKDLSEGAVGVEGIEELPPKMRQALAELGLL